A region from the Perca fluviatilis chromosome 16, GENO_Pfluv_1.0, whole genome shotgun sequence genome encodes:
- the LOC120543892 gene encoding collagenase 3-like, producing MKTFNLCILVSLAVAVYCVPISHVTGQDEDFAESYLKKFFNLTEEKGPTSRRGVSAVSRKLSEMQRFFGLHITGTLDADTMTMMKKPRCGVPDTNIASFSTFGSNLKWEKNSLTYRIENYTPDMSASEVDDSIEKALQVWAKVTPLRFTRIQSGTADIMISFGRQEHGDYYPFDGPDGTLAHAFAPGTGIGGDAHFDDDEAFTFRSNTGYVLFLVAAHEFGHSLGLSHSDDPGALMYPVYSYNNPDTFVLPRDDVNGIQSLYGPNPDTDGDINKPQPPTTPDACDSTLVLDAVATLRGEMLFFKDNFFWRSYPQSNTPQQTLITNFWPKAPTHIDAAYESLQSDRVLLFRDQRVWAFSGYDLVRGYPKPISSFGLPTSVKKIDAALYDVESAKTLFFVGTSYYSYDEAKKTMDQGFPKPVDQTFSGLTGKVTAALQVKGYTYIYSGSYMFEYSLSTGRLFRVLRNSYFLRCPNF from the exons ATGAAGACTTTCAATCTGTGCATTCTAGTGAGCCTGGCTGTCGCAGTTTACTGCGTGCCAATATCGCATGTTACTGGGCAAGATGAGGATTTTGCAGAG AGCTACCTGAAGAAATTCTTCAACCTAACAGAGGAGAAAGGTCCCACTAGCAGACGTGGGGTCAGCGCGGTGAGCAGGAAGCTGAGTGAGATGCAGAGATTCTTTGGCCTCCATATCACCGGGACTCTGGATGCTGACACCATGACGATGATGAAGAAGCCCCGCTGTGGCGTCCCAGACACCAACATTGCCAGTTTCTCCACGTTTGGAAGTAACCTCAAGTGGGAGAAAAACAGCCTTACCTACAG GATAGAGAACTACACACCTGACATGTCTGCGTCAGAGGTAGATGACTCCATAGAGAAAGCGCTGCAGGTTTGGGCCAAAGTCACTCCTCTGAGATTCACAAGAATCCAAAGTGGCACCGCTGACATCATGATCTCCTTTGGTCGCCAAG AACATGGTGATTATTACCCCTTTGATGGCCCTGATGGCACTCTTGCCCATGCCTTCGCCCCGGGCACTGGCATTGGAGGAGATGCTcattttgatgatgatgaggccTTCACTTTCCGCTCAAATACCG GCTACGTCCTCTTCCTGGTGGCTGCCCATGAGTTTGGCCACTCCCTGGGCTTGTCTCACTCTGATGATCCTGGTGCTCTCATGTACCCTGTGTACTCATACAATAACCCAGACACCTTTGTTCTGCCACGGGATGATGTCAACGGCATCCAGTCTCTCTATG GTCCAAACCCTGATACGGATGGAGATATAAATAAACCTcagccccccaccacccccgaTGCCTGTGATTCAACCCTGGTCCTGGATGCTGTTGCCACCCTGCGAGGAGAGATGCTCTTCTTCAAGGACAA CTTCTTCTGGCGGAGCTACCCTCAGAGCAATACACCTCAGCAAACTCTCATCACAAACTTCTGGCCCAAAGCCCCCACCCACATCGACGCTGCTTATGAAAGCCTACAGTCAGACAGAGTCCTTCTCTTTAGAG ATCAGAGAGTGTGGGCTTTCAGTGGCTATGATCTTGTGAGAGGCTATCCTAAACCAATTTCCAGTTTTGGTCTGCCCACAAGTGTGAAGAAAATCGATGCGGCCCTCTATGACGTGGAATCTGCCAAGACTCTGTTCTTTGTAGGCACCTCTTACTACAG TTATGATGAGGCCAAGAAGACCATGGACCAGGGATTCCCCAAGCCAGTGGATCAGACATTCTCCGGCCTGACCGGCAAGGTGACTGCAGCTCTCCAGGTCAAAG GTTATACTTACATCTACAGCGGATCGTACATGTTTGAGTACAGCCTGAGCACCGGGAGGTTGTTCCGTGTGCTGAGGAACAGCTACTTCCTGCGCTGCCCTAACTTCTAG